The following proteins are co-located in the Salvelinus namaycush isolate Seneca chromosome 31, SaNama_1.0, whole genome shotgun sequence genome:
- the LOC120025527 gene encoding growth arrest and DNA damage-inducible protein GADD45 gamma-like, with the protein IFKMEAIGKSLKEALKSAQCEDRLTVGVYESAKIMNDDPDSVSFCILATDEEWECDIALQIHFTLIQSFCFDNDISIVRVNDMQRLAEIVGDKTGQFEDAHCCLITNPADGSWEDAALEKLHLFCEESRSLNDWVPEITLLER; encoded by the exons ATCTTCAAGATGGAAGCTATTGGCAAATCTTTGAAGGAAGCTCTCAAGTCTGCCCAGTGTGAGGATCGCCTCACTGTTGGTGTCTATGAGAGTGCCAAAATAATGAATGA TGACCCAGACAGCGTGTCTTTCTGCATTCTGGCCACAGATGAGGAGTGGGAGTGTGACATTGCTCTCCAGATCCACTTCACCCTCATCCAGTCTTTCTGCTTTGACAACGACATCAGCATCGTCAGAGTGAACGACATGCAGCGCCTGGCTGAGATTGTTGGTGACAAGACTGGCCAGTTTGAAGATGCCCACTGCTGTCTTATCACG AACCCAGCTGATGGTTCTTGGGAGGACGCTGCTCTGGAGAAGCTGCACCTGTTCTGTGAGGAGAGCCGCAGTCTGAACGACTGGGTTCCAGAGATCACCCTTCTTGAGCGCTGA
- the LOC120026357 gene encoding growth arrest and DNA damage-inducible protein GADD45 gamma-like: MTLEEVLIQKFAERAQCTGKALEEVLLSAKENDCLTVGVYESAKVMNVDPDSVSFCVLATDEEWECDIALQIHFTLIQSFCFDNDISIVRVNDMQRLAEIVGDKTGQLEDAHCCLITNPADGSWEDAALEKLHLFCEESRSLNDWVPEITLLER, encoded by the exons ATGACTCTTGAGGAAGTTCTGATCCAGAAGTTCGCTGAGCGTGCCCAGTGCACCGGCAAAGCACTAGAGGAAGTTTTGCTCTCTGCTAAAGAAAATGACTGCCTGACGGTTGGTGTCTACGAGTCTGCTAAAGTTATGAATGT TGACCCAGACAGCGTGTCTTTCTGCGTTCTGGCCACCGATGAGGAGTGGGAGTGTGACATTGCTCTCCAGATCCACTTCACCCTCATCCAGTCTTTCTGCTTTGACAACGACATCAGCATTGTCAGAGTGAACGACATGCAGCGCCTGGCTGAGATTGTTGGTGACAAGACTGGCCAGCTTGAAGATGCCCACTGCTGTCTTATCACG AACCCAGCTGATGGTTCTTGGGAGGACGCTGCTCTGGAGAAGCTGCACCTGTTCTGTGAGGAGAGCCGCAGTCTGAACGACTGGGTTCCAGAGATCACCCTTCTTGAGCGCTGA